From a single Planctellipticum variicoloris genomic region:
- the nhaA gene encoding Na+/H+ antiporter NhaA, translating to MIRDRDIKQNSRLPAEPIDRLVDPLNRFLHIQSASGVVLLLFTAAALVLANSPVSEDFLSFWKLTAGVSLGEFEFRHSLKHWINDGLMVVFFFAVGLEVKRELVLGELQSLRSAALPVAAAIGGMAVPALVYLTFQWGAAGERGWGIPMATDIAFVVGCMALLGSRVPRSLRVLLLTLAIADDIGAILVIAVGYAGELNLQSLMWGGVGIGAVVMLARNGVRSVPVYVAFGLGIWYAFHESGVHATVAGVVLGLLTPVRPWIHHGLFAELIDDLREFLHGDAWQDPEVRLDMLKSAKLAVREAASPAERLESLLHPWVSFVIMPLFAFANAGVRIEFAAFAEPVAVAVAVGLIIGKPLGIVLFSWLAVCAGLAQLPDGVSWKVLGAGGVLAGIGFTMSLFIAGLALQDPLLDAAKVGILSGSAVCATLGMALLRWLLPQPLRTESSSR from the coding sequence ATGATTCGAGATCGCGATATCAAGCAGAATTCCAGACTCCCCGCCGAGCCGATCGACCGGCTGGTCGACCCGCTCAACCGATTTTTGCACATTCAGTCGGCCAGCGGCGTCGTGCTGCTGCTGTTCACGGCGGCAGCGCTGGTCCTGGCCAACTCGCCGGTCTCCGAAGACTTTCTGTCTTTCTGGAAGCTCACCGCAGGCGTCTCCCTCGGTGAGTTCGAGTTCCGCCACTCGTTGAAACACTGGATCAACGACGGCCTGATGGTCGTCTTCTTCTTCGCCGTGGGACTCGAAGTCAAACGGGAGCTGGTGCTTGGCGAGCTGCAGTCGCTCCGTTCGGCGGCGCTGCCGGTGGCGGCGGCGATCGGCGGGATGGCGGTCCCGGCGCTGGTCTATCTGACTTTTCAATGGGGCGCCGCAGGGGAGCGCGGCTGGGGCATTCCGATGGCGACCGACATTGCCTTCGTCGTCGGCTGCATGGCCCTGCTGGGATCGCGCGTCCCCCGGAGTCTGCGCGTGCTGCTGCTCACGCTGGCCATTGCAGACGACATCGGCGCAATTCTGGTGATCGCCGTCGGCTATGCGGGGGAACTGAACCTGCAGTCGCTCATGTGGGGCGGCGTCGGCATTGGCGCGGTCGTCATGCTGGCGCGCAACGGCGTCCGCAGCGTCCCGGTGTATGTCGCGTTCGGGCTGGGGATCTGGTACGCGTTTCATGAGTCTGGCGTGCACGCCACGGTCGCCGGCGTCGTTCTCGGACTGCTGACTCCGGTGCGCCCCTGGATTCACCACGGGCTGTTCGCGGAGTTGATCGATGATCTCCGCGAATTCCTCCACGGCGACGCCTGGCAGGATCCGGAAGTGCGGCTCGACATGCTCAAGTCCGCGAAGCTGGCGGTGCGCGAGGCCGCTTCCCCGGCGGAACGCCTCGAATCGCTGCTGCACCCGTGGGTCAGCTTCGTGATCATGCCGCTGTTCGCCTTCGCGAATGCGGGGGTGCGGATCGAGTTCGCGGCGTTTGCCGAACCGGTGGCCGTCGCCGTCGCCGTCGGACTCATCATCGGCAAGCCGCTGGGGATTGTGCTGTTCAGTTGGCTGGCGGTCTGCGCGGGACTGGCGCAGCTTCCCGACGGCGTCTCATGGAAGGTGCTGGGGGCTGGCGGCGTGCTGGCGGGAATTGGTTTCACGATGTCGCTGTTTATCGCGGGACTGGCGCTGCAGGACCCCTTGCTGGACGCGGCGAAAGTGGGAATTCTGTCGGGATCGGCCGTCTGCGCCACCCTCGGAATGGCCCTGCTCCGGTGGCTGTTGCCGCAGCCTTTGCGAACGGAGTCCTCCTCACGATAA